From a single Campylobacter concisus genomic region:
- the trpC gene encoding indole-3-glycerol phosphate synthase TrpC yields the protein MIFDEIIKKTKDDLAKRKADFPEEWLGRSLAYNPYVPRDVLNALRASQNEPIKIIAEIKKASPSKGVIREDFEPIKIAQEYEPYANAFSILTEPHWFKGNIEYITQVRRYASRPILRKDFIIDKYQILEALVYGADFILLIAKALTQNELKELLDYAHHLGLEVLVETHDASDVKKAIFAGANIIGINHRNLDDFTMDMSLCEKLIPLLPNGKIIVAESGLYEHEQLRELSKIGVDAFLIGEHFMRQDDIKNAVKKIKEGE from the coding sequence ATGATATTTGATGAGATAATAAAAAAAACTAAAGATGATCTTGCGAAAAGAAAGGCAGACTTCCCTGAGGAGTGGCTTGGCCGCTCGCTCGCGTATAATCCATACGTGCCAAGAGATGTTTTAAATGCACTTAGAGCAAGTCAAAATGAGCCGATAAAAATCATAGCTGAGATCAAAAAAGCAAGCCCAAGTAAGGGGGTGATAAGAGAAGACTTTGAACCGATAAAAATCGCTCAGGAATACGAGCCATACGCAAATGCTTTTAGTATATTAACTGAACCACATTGGTTTAAAGGCAACATCGAGTATATCACTCAAGTTAGGCGCTACGCATCAAGGCCGATCCTTAGAAAAGATTTTATTATTGATAAGTATCAAATTCTTGAAGCTCTTGTTTATGGAGCGGATTTTATCTTGCTTATCGCAAAAGCATTAACTCAAAATGAGCTAAAAGAGCTTTTAGACTACGCTCATCATTTAGGTCTTGAAGTTTTGGTTGAAACTCACGACGCGAGTGATGTGAAAAAGGCTATCTTTGCAGGAGCAAATATAATAGGTATAAATCACCGAAATTTAGATGATTTTACGATGGATATGAGCCTTTGTGAGAAGCTCATACCACTTTTGCCAAATGGCAAGATAATAGTCGCTGAAAGTGGTCTTTACGAGCATGAGCAGCTTAGGGAGCTAAGCAAAATAGGCGTAGATGCCTTCTTGATAGGAGAGCATTTTATGAGGCAAGATGATATAAAAAATGCCGTCAAAAAGATAAAGGAGGGCGAGTAA
- a CDS encoding HIT family protein — protein MQHLCAPWRSEYFSAKKDSCVFCDVVNSDDDDKNGVLFRAKYCFGIMNLYPYSPGHFMIIPNQHTDKIEELDEQTWFEMSKFVRLGVEILKKELYANGVNIGMNLGKAAGAGIAEHVHYHLVPRWSGDTNFITTISDVRVNGTPFHPLFEKLKKAFSAVI, from the coding sequence ATGCAGCACCTTTGTGCCCCTTGGAGAAGCGAATACTTTAGCGCTAAAAAAGATAGCTGTGTTTTTTGTGATGTTGTAAACTCAGATGATGATGATAAAAATGGTGTGCTTTTTCGAGCTAAATATTGTTTTGGGATTATGAATTTATATCCGTATTCTCCAGGGCATTTTATGATAATACCAAATCAGCATACCGACAAGATCGAAGAGCTTGATGAGCAGACTTGGTTTGAGATGAGTAAATTTGTAAGGCTTGGAGTTGAAATTTTAAAAAAAGAGCTTTATGCTAATGGCGTAAATATAGGTATGAATTTAGGCAAGGCAGCGGGAGCTGGTATAGCTGAACATGTGCATTATCACCTTGTGCCAAGGTGGAGCGGGGATACAAATTTTATAACCACCATCTCTGATGTGAGAGTAAATGGCACGCCATTTCATCCACTTTTTGAGAAACTAAAAAAGGCATTTAGTGCCGTTATTTGA
- the mnmH gene encoding tRNA 2-selenouridine(34) synthase MnmH, with product MPLFELDAEQWLEKRSSFEILIDARSPHEFLYSHIKDAINLYALNDVEHKEVGTIYKSDRSLAKSLGAKYICKNLQNIIDEAYKRAKVGSAIGIYCAKGGLRSNSVGYVLSMIGYRVFRLSGGYKAYRNHVLEFLNRPLSTKFITLFGNTGCYKSKLIRALSPSIDLEAMANHLGSVFGAINGAQPSQKSFEDALFEKLITLKDEICFIEGESRRIGSLSLPKSLYEAMRNGINVEVSASLEKRISCIVDDYKSVDKAFFDECMKKISPFIDKKARDEAVAKFNENDIAKVAEILLTKYYDKVYKKNENINVFINSDDFDEAVKKLNDIKNEAKF from the coding sequence GTGCCGTTATTTGAGCTTGATGCAGAGCAGTGGCTAGAGAAAAGAAGCTCTTTTGAAATTTTAATAGACGCAAGATCGCCACATGAATTTTTATATTCACACATAAAAGATGCCATAAATTTATATGCTTTAAATGACGTGGAACATAAAGAGGTAGGCACGATCTATAAAAGCGATAGATCCCTAGCAAAGAGTCTTGGTGCAAAGTATATCTGCAAAAATTTACAAAATATCATTGATGAGGCTTATAAAAGAGCCAAGGTTGGTTCAGCTATTGGCATCTACTGCGCTAAAGGTGGGCTTAGATCAAATTCTGTTGGCTATGTGCTAAGCATGATAGGATATAGAGTTTTTAGGCTTAGTGGTGGCTATAAAGCTTATAGAAATCACGTTTTAGAATTTCTAAATCGACCTTTGAGCACAAAATTTATCACTCTTTTTGGAAATACTGGCTGCTATAAAAGTAAGCTAATAAGGGCTCTAAGCCCATCAATAGACCTTGAAGCTATGGCAAATCACCTAGGCTCTGTCTTTGGAGCGATAAATGGCGCGCAGCCAAGCCAAAAAAGCTTTGAAGATGCGTTATTTGAAAAGCTCATCACGCTAAAAGATGAAATTTGCTTTATCGAGGGCGAGAGCAGAAGGATCGGCTCGTTAAGTTTGCCAAAAAGTCTTTATGAGGCGATGCGAAATGGTATAAATGTCGAAGTGAGCGCAAGTTTAGAAAAAAGAATTTCTTGTATAGTAGATGACTATAAAAGTGTGGATAAAGCTTTTTTTGACGAGTGTATGAAGAAAATTTCGCCATTTATTGATAAAAAAGCTAGAGATGAAGCTGTGGCTAAATTTAATGAAAATGACATTGCTAAAGTAGCTGAAATTTTACTTACAAAATACTATGATAAAGTCTATAAGAAAAATGAAAATATTAATGTTTTCATAAATTCTGATGACTTTGACGAAGCCGTTAAAAAGCTAAATGATATAAAAAATGAAGCAAAATTTTAG
- a CDS encoding acetolactate synthase large subunit, whose product MKQISGSQMISEALHEEGVEIVFGYPGGAALNIYDETYKQTYFKHVLVRHEQAAVHAADGYARVSGKVGVAFVTSGPGFTNAVTGLATAYSDSIPIVLISGQVPTFMIGTDAFQEIDAVGISRPCVKHNFLVNSVEELPRIIKEAFYIARSGRPGPVHIDIPKNITSRLGDFVYPKEISIPSYKPTYKGNSKQIKKAAVAINEAKRPLLYIGGGAVASNASEIIRKFMKKTGIPAVETLMALGVLDAKDELNLGMAGMHGSYASNMALSECDLLVSLGARFCDRITGRTDEFAKHAKIIHIDIDPSSISKIINAHYPIVGDLTNVLTELYEEVNAKPENYAPWREILDRYSKLNPLGYTDSDKVLKPQWVIEETAKIAGADAIISTDVGQHQMWVAQFYPFNRARQLVTSGGLGTMGFGLPAAIGAKCAKPDNLVINFTGDGSILMNIQELMTAHEINMPVINIILNNNFLGMVRQWQTFFYEKRYSSTDLSLQPDFVKIAEGFGGIGFVCKSKDEFRKALKEAIDSKKSAMIDVRIDRFEDVLPMVPAGAAIYNMILKSKEEK is encoded by the coding sequence ATAAAACAGATTTCTGGTTCACAGATGATAAGCGAGGCCTTGCACGAAGAGGGCGTTGAGATAGTTTTTGGCTATCCTGGCGGTGCAGCTTTAAATATCTACGACGAAACATACAAGCAGACTTATTTTAAACATGTTTTGGTTCGCCACGAGCAAGCGGCCGTTCACGCAGCCGATGGATACGCTAGAGTTAGCGGTAAAGTCGGCGTTGCCTTTGTGACAAGTGGTCCTGGCTTTACAAATGCAGTCACTGGCCTTGCAACAGCTTATAGCGACAGTATCCCAATCGTCTTAATAAGCGGTCAAGTACCAACATTTATGATCGGTACAGATGCTTTTCAAGAGATCGATGCGGTCGGCATTTCACGCCCCTGTGTTAAGCATAACTTTTTAGTTAATAGCGTTGAAGAGCTACCTCGCATCATAAAAGAGGCGTTTTACATCGCAAGATCAGGCCGTCCAGGACCGGTTCATATCGATATCCCAAAAAATATCACATCAAGACTTGGTGACTTTGTCTATCCAAAAGAAATTTCTATTCCAAGTTACAAACCAACCTATAAGGGCAACTCAAAACAGATAAAAAAAGCAGCAGTTGCGATAAACGAAGCTAAAAGACCACTTCTATACATCGGTGGCGGTGCAGTCGCATCAAATGCAAGCGAGATCATCCGTAAATTTATGAAAAAAACTGGCATCCCAGCGGTTGAGACGCTGATGGCTCTTGGTGTGCTTGACGCAAAAGATGAGCTAAATTTAGGCATGGCAGGCATGCATGGCAGCTACGCTTCAAATATGGCACTTAGCGAGTGCGACCTTCTCGTTTCGCTTGGGGCTAGGTTTTGTGATAGGATCACTGGCAGGACGGATGAGTTTGCCAAACATGCAAAGATAATTCACATCGATATCGATCCAAGCTCCATCTCAAAGATCATAAATGCCCACTATCCAATCGTTGGTGATCTTACAAACGTGCTAACTGAGCTTTATGAAGAAGTCAATGCAAAGCCTGAAAACTACGCACCTTGGAGAGAAATTTTAGATAGATATTCTAAGTTAAATCCACTTGGCTACACAGATAGCGACAAGGTCTTAAAGCCACAATGGGTCATCGAAGAGACCGCGAAGATAGCAGGAGCTGATGCGATAATCTCAACAGACGTCGGACAGCATCAAATGTGGGTGGCGCAGTTTTATCCGTTTAACCGAGCAAGACAGCTTGTCACAAGTGGTGGACTTGGCACAATGGGATTTGGCCTCCCTGCAGCGATCGGCGCAAAATGTGCAAAACCAGACAATCTTGTTATAAATTTTACAGGTGATGGCTCAATACTTATGAATATCCAAGAGTTAATGACTGCTCATGAGATAAATATGCCTGTTATAAACATCATTTTAAACAACAACTTCTTAGGCATGGTTCGTCAGTGGCAGACATTTTTTTATGAAAAACGCTACTCATCAACTGATCTTAGCTTGCAGCCTGATTTTGTAAAGATCGCTGAGGGATTTGGCGGCATTGGCTTTGTTTGCAAGAGCAAGGATGAGTTTAGAAAGGCTTTAAAAGAGGCGATCGATAGCAAAAAATCAGCGATGATCGACGTTAGGATCGACCGCTTTGAGGATGTGCTTCCTATGGTTCCAGCTGGAGCTGCGATTTATAATATGATATTAAAGAGCAAGGAAGAAAAATGA
- the ilvN gene encoding acetolactate synthase small subunit has translation MRRTISVIVLNEHGVLARISGLFAGRGYNIDTLTVAPIPESNFSRLSIVTSGDERVLEQIVKQLHKLIPTYKVIESGEFVEKEMALVKIPLGENFAGLEAILKAYNGIVTNTNENYIVVMVADDASRIESFLKSIKKFNPVDVVRGGSVIMDI, from the coding sequence ATCAGAAGAACGATTTCGGTTATAGTTTTAAATGAACACGGCGTTTTAGCTAGAATTTCTGGGCTTTTTGCGGGCAGGGGCTACAACATCGATACGCTCACCGTTGCTCCGATACCTGAGAGCAACTTCTCAAGGCTAAGTATCGTAACAAGTGGCGACGAGAGAGTTTTAGAGCAGATCGTAAAACAGCTTCACAAGCTCATACCAACGTATAAAGTCATAGAAAGTGGCGAATTTGTCGAAAAAGAGATGGCTCTTGTGAAAATTCCGCTTGGTGAAAATTTTGCTGGCCTTGAAGCGATACTAAAGGCATACAACGGTATCGTGACAAACACAAATGAAAACTACATCGTTGTCATGGTGGCTGACGATGCGAGTAGGATCGAGAGCTTTTTAAAATCAATAAAGAAATTTAACCCAGTTGACGTCGTACGCGGCGGATCTGTGATAATGGATATATGA
- the lpxD gene encoding UDP-3-O-(3-hydroxymyristoyl)glucosamine N-acyltransferase, which translates to MKLSEIASKVNATFSGEDIEIFALNSLKNANKAELTYCDGEKNAKFISTSNAGAILVTKALLDLVPAGMIALVCDNPHLAFALLSKDYAKPLFCEPKPSNIAKSAKIMPNVYIGSNVSVGENTVVMAGAFLGDNVTIGKNCIIHPNVVIYNDCVIGNECHLLANCVIGSDGFGYAHTKTGEHVKIYHNGNVVLGDYVEIGACTTIDRGVFESTTIANYTKIDNLVQIGHNCELGNGCLIVSQTGLAGSTVLGRNVVMGGQSGSAGHVKVGDFAQIAARGGVSKDLPGGKKYAGAYPIMELSDQFKLQAKILRFFKKN; encoded by the coding sequence ATGAAACTAAGTGAAATAGCCTCAAAAGTAAATGCTACTTTTAGCGGAGAAGATATAGAAATTTTTGCCTTAAATTCTTTAAAAAATGCAAATAAAGCTGAGCTAACATACTGTGATGGCGAGAAGAATGCAAAATTTATAAGCACATCAAATGCTGGAGCTATTTTGGTCACAAAAGCCCTTTTGGACCTGGTGCCAGCTGGCATGATTGCACTTGTCTGCGATAATCCGCACCTTGCATTTGCCTTGCTTAGTAAAGATTATGCTAAGCCGCTTTTTTGTGAGCCAAAGCCATCAAATATCGCCAAGAGTGCAAAGATAATGCCAAATGTCTATATAGGCTCAAACGTGAGCGTGGGCGAAAATACGGTAGTAATGGCTGGGGCATTTTTGGGCGATAATGTGACTATCGGCAAAAACTGCATCATCCACCCAAACGTAGTCATTTATAACGACTGCGTCATCGGTAACGAGTGTCATCTGCTGGCAAACTGCGTTATAGGCAGTGACGGTTTTGGCTATGCACATACAAAAACTGGCGAGCATGTAAAAATTTACCACAATGGCAATGTAGTTTTAGGCGATTATGTCGAGATCGGTGCTTGCACGACAATAGATCGTGGTGTTTTTGAAAGCACGACGATCGCAAACTACACAAAGATAGATAATCTCGTTCAAATAGGCCATAACTGCGAGCTTGGAAATGGCTGCCTAATAGTCTCACAAACTGGCCTTGCTGGCTCAACAGTGCTAGGCAGAAACGTCGTAATGGGCGGACAAAGCGGCTCAGCTGGTCATGTAAAAGTGGGCGACTTCGCGCAGATCGCTGCACGTGGAGGCGTTAGCAAAGACCTGCCTGGTGGCAAAAAATATGCTGGAGCTTATCCGATAATGGAGCTTTCGGATCAGTTTAAACTTCAAGCAAAAATTTTGAGATTTTTTAAGAAAAATTGA
- a CDS encoding acetate kinase — MRILVLNSGSSSIKFQLFAMDTKTSLASGLVEQIGSSSSRAVLKANGETYEIKRFIKDHHDGLEAMNELFVTSHTLHDLSELDGIGHRIVHGGESFFSSMIVDESVIKKIEEISPLAPLHNPGHLAGIKNAMKESKNVPHVVVFDTVFHQSMPEYAYRYALPYDVCKTHHIRKYGFHGTSHRYVCKQAAKMLGIEFDKFNAISLHLGNGASACAVQNGKSIDTSMGLSPLEGLIMGTRSGDMDPAVVIYLLNIGVLKWNEIDNFLNKKSGLFGICGSSDMREVVAKMQNDERAKLAFEMFCYRVKKYIGSYYAILGRVDALIFTGGIGENAPNTRQKICDELKHLGIHINHDLNFQDMRGERCIDGDDAKIKTLIIPTNEELEIAIETARVIKESKAK, encoded by the coding sequence GTCGAGCAAATCGGTAGCTCCAGCTCAAGAGCGGTACTAAAAGCAAACGGCGAAACCTACGAGATAAAACGCTTCATAAAAGACCACCATGACGGACTTGAGGCGATGAACGAGCTCTTTGTTACATCACACACATTGCACGATCTAAGCGAGCTTGATGGTATCGGACATAGGATAGTTCACGGGGGCGAGAGCTTTTTTAGCTCAATGATCGTTGATGAAAGCGTCATCAAAAAGATCGAGGAGATAAGCCCACTTGCCCCTCTTCATAACCCAGGGCACCTTGCTGGCATTAAAAACGCGATGAAAGAGAGCAAAAATGTGCCTCACGTGGTCGTTTTTGACACGGTATTTCATCAAAGCATGCCAGAGTACGCCTACCGCTACGCTCTACCTTATGACGTTTGCAAGACTCATCACATCAGAAAATACGGCTTTCACGGCACTTCGCACAGATATGTCTGCAAGCAAGCGGCAAAAATGCTTGGCATAGAGTTTGATAAATTTAACGCTATCTCACTTCATCTAGGTAACGGCGCCTCAGCATGTGCGGTGCAAAACGGCAAAAGTATCGATACCTCGATGGGGCTTAGCCCACTTGAAGGACTCATAATGGGTACAAGAAGCGGTGATATGGACCCAGCCGTGGTCATTTACTTGCTAAATATCGGCGTTTTAAAGTGGAACGAGATCGATAACTTTTTAAACAAAAAAAGCGGACTTTTTGGAATTTGTGGCTCAAGTGACATGAGAGAGGTCGTAGCCAAGATGCAAAACGATGAGCGAGCAAAGCTTGCATTTGAGATGTTTTGCTACCGAGTGAAAAAATATATTGGCTCATATTACGCCATTTTAGGACGCGTTGATGCACTTATATTTACTGGCGGTATCGGCGAAAATGCACCAAATACAAGGCAAAAAATTTGTGATGAATTAAAACATCTTGGCATTCACATAAATCACGATCTAAATTTCCAAGACATGCGAGGTGAGAGATGCATAGATGGGGATGACGCTAAGATAAAAACACTCATCATCCCAACAAATGAAGAGCTAGAAATCGCGATAGAAACGGCTAGAGTAATAAAAGAGAGCAAAGCCAAATAA